The Leishmania donovani BPK282A1 complete genome, chromosome 9 genome includes a region encoding these proteins:
- a CDS encoding oligopeptidase b: MLSGNTIAASAQPPIAAKKPHRVTFGYVEGEDRGPNPMNPPRYREDPYFWMRDDNRKDPAVIEHLNKEKAYFQARSADIAQLRDDIYTEHISHIKEDDMSAPYVYGKYRYYTREVKGKSYKIYCRVSKDKEPGDVAAEEVIIDVNQVAEGKPFCDVMEVKPAPPEHDLVAFSVDMSGNEVYTIEFKRISDPCQTIADKVSGTNGEIVWGPDQTSLFYVTKDETLRDNKVWRHVMGKPQSEDVCLYEENNPLFSAFMYKAADTNTLCIGSQSPETAEVHLLDLRRGNAHNTLEIVRPREKGVRYDVQMHGTSHLVILTNEGGAVNHKLLIAPRGQPSDWSHVLVDHSEDVFMESIAVRSNYLVVTGRRAGLTRIWTMMVDPQDGVFKASTGLREVVMEEPIFTVHLVAFQMLEYEEPTFRMEYSSLATPNTWLDVNPQDHSRTAVKVREVGGGFDAANYKVERRFATAPDQTKIPLSVVYHKDLDMSQPQPCMLYGYGSYGLSMDPQFSIQHLPYCDRGMIFAIAHIRGGSEMGRAWYEIGAKYLTKRNTFSDFIAAAEFLVNAKLTTPSQLACEGRSAGGLLVGAVLNMRPDLFKVALAGVPFVDVMTTMCDPSIPLTTGEWEEWGNPNEYKYYDYMLSYSPMDNVRAQEYPNIMVQCGLHDPRVAYWEPAKWVSKLRECKTDNNEILLNMDMESGHFSAKDRYKFWKESAIQQAFVCKHLKSTVRLLVRR, encoded by the coding sequence ATGTTGTCGGGCAACACCATCGCGGCctctgcgcagccgccgatCGCCGCCAAGAAGCCGCACCGCGTCACGTTCGGCTACGTGGAGGGTGAGGACCGCGGCCCAAACCCGATGAATCCGCCGCGCTACCGCGAGGACCCGTATTTTTGGATGCGCGATGACAATCGCAAGGATCCGGCCGTGATTGAGCACCTCAACAAGGAGAAGGCCTACTTCcaggcgcgcagcgccgacattgcgcagctgcgcgacgacATCTACACGGAGCACATATCGCACATCAAGGAGGACGACATGTCCGCGCCGTACGTGTACGGCAAGTACCGGTACTACACCCGCGAGGTGAAGGGTAAGTCGTACAAGATTTACTGCCGCGTGTCCAAGGACAAGGAGCCGGGCGACgtcgcggcagaggaggtCATCATCGATGTCAACCAAGTCGCCGAGGGCAAACCGTTCTGTGACGTGATGGAGGTGAagccagcaccgccggagCACGACCTCGTGGCCTTCTCTGTGGACATGAGCGGTAACGAGGTGTACACGATCGAATTTAAAAGGATTTCGGACCCGTGCCAAACTATCGCCGACAAGGTGAGCGGCACCAATGGCGAGATCGTGTGGGGCCCGGACCAGACCTCCTTATTCTACGTGACCAAAGACGAGACACTGCGCGATAACAAGGTGTGGCGCCACGTGATGGGCAAGCCGCAGTCCGAGGACGTCTGCCTCTACGAGGAGAACAACCCGCTGTTCAGCGCCTTCATGTACAAGGCCGCGGACACAAACACACTGTGCATCGGCTCGCAGTCGCCGGAGACGGCAGAGGTGCACCTGCTTGATCTGCGCAGGGGCAACGCCCACAATACGCTTGAAATTGTGCGGCCGCGCGAGAAGGGCGTGCGCTACGACGTGCAGATGCACGGCACCAGCCATCTTGTGATCCTCACCAACGAAGGCGGGGCGGTGAACCACAAGCTTCTCATAGCGCCGCGCGGGCAGCCGAGCGACTGGTCACATGTGCTGGTGGATCACAGCGAGGACGTGTTTATGGAGAGCATCGCGGTGCGCTCGAACTACCTCGTCGTGAcaggccgccgcgccgggCTGACGCGCATCTGGACGATGATGGTGGACCCGCAGGATGGCGTCTTCAAGGCTAGCACCgggctgcgcgaggtggtgATGGAGGAGCCGATCTTCACGGTGCACCTCGTGGCGTTCCAGATGTTGGAGTACGAAGAGCCAACGTTCCGCATGGAGTACTCGTCCCTTGCCACGCCGAACACCTGGCTCGACGTCAATCCGCAGGACCACTCTCGCACCGCTGTGAAAGTGCGCGAGGTCGGCGGTGGCTTCGACGCCGCCAACTACAAGGTGGAGCGCCGCTTCGCTACCGCACCAGACCAGACCAAGATCCCGCTCTCAGTTGTCTACCACAAAGACCTCGACATGAgccagccgcagccgtgcaTGCTGTACGGGTACGGCAGCTACGGCCTTAGCATGGACCCTCAGTTCAGCATTCAGCACCTGCCGTACTGTGACCGCGGCATGATCTTCGCCATAGCCCACatccgcggcggcagtgagATGGGCCGTGCATGGTACGAGATCGGCGCCAAGTACCTCACGAAGCGCAACACCTTTTCCGACTTCATCGCGGCAGCCGAGTTCCTGGTGAACGCGAAAttgacgacgccgtcgcagctGGCCTGCGAGGGGCGTAGCGCCGGCGGCCTGCTGGTGGGCGCCGTGCTGAACATGCGTCCCGATCTCTTCAAGGTGGCGCTCGCCGGCGTGCCGTTCGTGGATGTCATGACGACCATGTGCGACCCCAGCATTCCCTTGACGACGGGCGAGTGGGAGGAGTGGGGCAACCCGAACGAGTACAAGTACTACGACTACATGCTGAGCTACAGCCCCATGGACAACGTCCGCGCGCAGGAGTACCCGAATATCATGGTCCAGTGCGGCCTGCACGACCCCCGCGTCGCTTATTGGGAGCCGGCCAAGTGGGTGAGCAAGCTGCGTGAGTGCAAGACGGACAACAACGAAATTCTGCTGAACATGGACATGGAGAGCGGGCACTTCTCCGCCAAGGATCGCTACAAGTTCTGGAAGGAGTCGGCTATCCAGCAAGCGTTCGTGTGCAAGCACCTGAAGAGCACCGTGCGCCTGCTGGTTCGCAGGTAA
- a CDS encoding kinetoplast-associated protein-like protein, with the protein MPASAWQTVLIQPWISLASTAGSHGDAGHASPSGGTSRRSPSSEQHGVTSAARLAEINAMQRELEAVEHFARGEGDGGDDDGNDKRLAGELSQAYTRVLAFRSQSRGYSSLRAGDPHRGSEEGTIVVVDNDDDDPNPELTRQIEHKLAEFRKRIANTLSGLKTARRDQRELQAAQKKVQVSLEDAKRQLREAQEKVQRIDKRHLHEIQGYRLPPAVVKHVMDAVLCVLGEKAKNWTAVVTAMRSPSFISNVVSFHHAQLTPADVQELKKNFISSPRFSYADVLRGSHALGQFHEWVIRQLQLIEAESAHAKFFGGKRESSRELALAREKVEAEAAELRHLEEELEALMREQARQLQERRSGTLSPCLTGGEALSQRPSPPLTKVLLPASESEGAAMPDPQRSRRPSMHATSGAEAMANNNGAAAVSDGAQRRSSTSVTAIAVPAGCSAAPHTAADAAAAMTDSAMEMTTDGVAAVNRPPTAVMLAQQQQLAPAMVSPGIRWICPHPGALHSSSYVLRSSILCVLGHQQERTSEKPGETSPDNETTTPAPDMFELTTAQQHFVAEALHGPARALPPPPPSSATAGSERSSHAAIVTQHTKTFTGKEWETVVKNSPDKLHRAFVEDVAMICQVPNRAVTGVAWVLQGLHVQCAVCHPSSDSSEAVQAAIEKGAYPTVMALYAQRQCTPDSLDEESTRQRHQAVCLASMKEEIRAAQEAEAEARRETQSLRDAFEKEKQALMEQLEVAQTSSQAGDHDDVRADLTLQEALETRTAQLGHVQASLAESQAKAKRAEDQLTTAQVQLAAAEKRAAKVEADAEAARTAADLAAINAEKALEDLGSQLRAAHAAFEGERTRRQTELVEAQAAAAARETRLLRQLDAMKHRLADAQPREKAMEEDEKARQDFTAAADARRAAEHAAQVAELERKLREALSAQASLQEEHKHFRDELARAQAQAAENEKTRLQLQESMESVRKQRGYQQQHGAIAAAIPLEHCRKNCFERAQVRAAEADASLVEALRAQLTAIEVAINFCRAELEVQKSAEAAARERQAARRAAVTAIREKIEDLAENFTTVAAERQRQLPQQLASEKEALIGELIAQLEEVEHEKAEIKTATARAQRLFATMHRQVADAQERAAQLEEARRTACKELQAMTATVSAEDADNSITDAKLVRSGSMQGHQEALVDISARVIAASAALASASDALATHQQQRAAEPKQEEAFIANIFREGDGRRRRPNRECSELAAQIMGEVYDAATGSFLSRHRWTWMNVCLGVLLLLSFTTLQYKKYEV; encoded by the coding sequence atgccggcATCTGCGTGGCAGACGGTGCTGATCCAGCCATGGATCTCGCTGGCGTCGACGGCCGGTTCACACGGAGACGCTGGGCACGCCAGCCCGTCAGGTGGCACCAGCCGTCGCTCCCCCTCATccgagcagcacggcgtcACGTCGGCCGCTCGCCTGGCCGAGATCAACGCCATGCAGAGGGAGCTCGAAGCAGTTGAGCACTTCGCCCGGggtgaaggcgacggcggcgatgacgacggaAACGACAAGCGACTCGCCGGGGAGCTCTCGCAGGCGTACACGCGCGTGCTCGCCTTCAGATCCCAGTCCAGAGGGTACAGCAGCCTCCGCGCCGGCGAcccgcaccgcggcagcgaggagggtACCATCGTCGTGgtcgacaacgacgacgacgacccaAATCCAGAGCTGACCCGACAAATAGAGCACAAGCTCGCCGAGTTCCGCAAGCGTATTGCGAATACGCTTAGCGGTCTGAAGACGGCGCGTCGGGACCAGCGCGAGCTGCAAGCGGCCCAGAAGAAGGTGCAGGTGTCTCTCGAAGATgcgaagcggcagctgcgcgaggcacAGGAGAAGGTACAGCGCATTGATAAACGGCACCTGCACGAAATTCAGGGCTACCGactgccgccggcggtggtgaagcaTGTGATGGATGCCGTGCTCTGCGTGCTCggcgagaaggcgaagaacTGGACCGCAGTGGTCACTGCTATGCGCAGCCCGTCCTTCATATCGAACGTTGTGTCCTTCCACCACGCGCAGCTCACGCCGGCAGACGTGCAGGAGCTGAAGAAGAACTTTATATCTAGCCCGCGCTTCTCTTACGCTGATGTGCTCAGAGGCAGCCACGCCCTTGGTCAGTTCCACGAGTGGGTGATACGTCAGCTACAGCTGATAGAGGCGGAAAGCGCTCATGCAAAGTTTTTtggggggaagagggagagcagccgggagctcgccctcgcccgcGAAAAGGTCgaggcagaagcagcggagctgcggcatctcgaggaggagctcgaggCCCTCATGCGCGAGCAGGCGCgtcagctgcaggagcggcgcTCCGGCACGCTTAGCCCGTGCCTTACGGGCGGCGAAGCACTGTCTCAGCGTCCTTCGCCACCTCTCACAAAGGTCCTCCTGCCAGCTTCCGAGTCGGAGGGAGCGGCGATGCCGGATCCGCAGCGCTCCCGCCGGCCATCGATGCACGCCACCAGCGGTGCGGAAGCAATGGCGAACAATAACGGGGCCGCAGCAGTCAGTgatggcgcgcagcggcggtcgaGCACCTCGGTCACTGCCATCGCCGTGCCGGCTGGGtgctccgcagcgcctcacaccgcagccgacgcagctgctgcgatgACAGACAGCGCCATGGAGATGACGACGGACGGCGTGGCCGCTGTAAATCGCCCTCCTACGGCGGTGATgctcgcacagcagcagcagctggcccCGGCGATGGTGTCTCCGGGTATTCGGTGGATATGCCCGCATCCAGGCGCtctgcacagcagcagctacgttcttcgcagcagcatcctGTGTGTCTTGGGTCATCAGCAGGAGCGCACGAGCGAGAAGCCTGGTGAGACCTCCCCTGACAACGAAACGACAACACCAGCGCCGGACATGTTCGAGCtcacgacggcgcagcagcatttTGTTGCAGAAGCCCTTCATGGCCCTGCGCGggccctgccgccgccgccgccgtcatccGCGACAGCGGGAAGCGAACGCTCCTCGCACGCGGCCATTGTCACGCAGCATACAAAAACCTTCACGGGGAAGGAATGGGAAACGGTGGTGAAGAACTCACCTGACAAGCTGCACCGAGCCTTTGTGGAAGATGTGGCCATGATCTGCCAGGTGCCAAACCGCGCTGTGACAGGCGTTGCGTGGGTGCTCCAGGGCCTACATGTGCAGTGTGCCGTATGCCACCCCtccagcgacagcagcgaggccgTGCAAGCAGCCATTGAGAAGGGGGCGTACCCGACAGTCATGGCTCTgtacgcgcagcggcagtgcacaCCTGACTCGTTGGACGAGGAAAGCACACGTCAGCGGCATCAGGCGGTGTGTCTGGCGTCGATGAAAGAAGAGATCcgggcggcgcaggaggcggaggcggaggcccGCCGCGAGACTCAGTCGCTGCGCGATGCCTTCGAGAAGGAAAAACAGGCATtgatggagcagctggaggtggcgcagacATCGAGTCAGGCGGGCGACCACGACGACGTCCGCGCGGACCTGACCCTCCAGGAGGCGCTTGAGACGCGCACGGCTCAGCTCGGGCACGTCCAGGCGTCGCTGGCAGAGAGCCAAGCGAAGGCCAAACGCGCGGAGGACCAACTCACGACTGCGCAGGTTCAGCTGGCCGCGGCAGAAAAGCGGGCAGCGAAGGTGGAGGCCGATGCCGAAGCAGCCCGCACCGCGGCAGATCTGGCGGCGATAAACGCGGAGAAGGCCTTGGAAGATCTTGGGAGtcagctgcgcgccgcccaCGCAGCCTTTGAGGGGGAACGGACTAGACGCCAGACGGAGCTCGTCGAGGCGcaagccgcagcggcagcgcgcgagACGCGGCTTCTGCGGCAGCTAGACGCCATGAAGCATCGGCTGGCggatgcgcagccgcgcgaGAAGGCcatggaggaggatgagAAGGCCCGGCAAGATttcacggcggcggcagatgCGAGGCGAGCGGCGGAGCACGCAGCCCAagtggcggagctggagcggaAGCTGAGGGAGGCATTGTCAGCACAGGCATCTCTTCAGGAAGAGCACAAGCACTTTCGCGATGAGCTGGCGAGGGCTCAAGCGCAGGCCGCGGAGAACGAGAAGACGCGTCTTCAACTACAAGAAAGCATGGAATCCGTGCGAAAGCAGCGGGGGTATCAGCAACAACACGGCGCCATAGCAGCTGCGATCCCTTTGGAGCACTGCAGGAAGAACTGTTTTGAACGCGCCCAGGTGCGTGCGGCCGAGGCGGATGCGAGCCTTGTAGAGGCcttgcgcgcgcagctgacCGCAATCGAGGTGGCCATAAACTTCTGCAGAGCAGAGCTGGAGGTCCAGaagtcggcggaggcggctgcacgagagcggcaagcggcgcggcgtgcgGCAGTCACAGCCATACGGGAAAAGATCGAGGATCTTGCTGAGAATTTTACTACTGTGGCCGCCGAGCGACAGCGTCAGCTCCCTCAGCAGCTCGCCtcggagaaggaggcgctcaTCGGTGAGCTCATCGCCCAGCTTGAAGAGGTAGAGCATGAGAAGGCGGAGATCAAGACTGCAACTGCCCGCGCACAGCGCTTGTTCGCCACGATGCATCGGCAAGTAGCGGATGCGCAGGAacgcgcagcgcagctggaggaagCGCGTCGGACGGCATGCAAGGAGTTACAAGCAATGACAGCAACGGTTTCTGCTGAGGACGCCGACAACTCTATCACGGATGCGAAGCTGGTGCGCAGTGGCAGCATGCAAGGCCATCAAGAGGCGCTTGTGGACATCAGCGCGCGCGTGAttgctgcgtcggcggcgttggcgagcgccagcgacgccCTTGCgacgcaccagcagcagcgtgctgcGGAACCcaagcaggaggaggcgttTATCGCCAACATATTCCGCGAGGGTGacggtcgccgccgccgccccaaCCGCGAGTGCTCtgagctggcggcgcagataATGGGCGAAGTTTACGACGCTGCCACCGGCTCCTTCCTTAGCCGGCACCGGTGGACGTGGATGAATGTCTGCCTtggtgtgctgctgttgctctccTTCACGACGCTCCAGTACAAGAAATACGAGGTGTGA
- a CDS encoding DEAD/DEAH box helicase-like protein: MAGSSARLPTVGCSCSAATLAYSRTYVRSSSTRITESSSGSIVSSSLPWSQHRCQVRTLIVPRQLKAYGGTFSQSIGERVDHAASHQVLQSLSPSRAAQSPLLAKPVKTKMVDNFADMLVTPALQEALADMGVSTPSPIQQTAIEAVLQRKNTVIAAPHGEGKTLAYLLPLYQNMEKDRDVYKIPLRERRPRMILLAPTKELVEQLQTVCARLDAATGLTSVCFTSRKRSKYHLSRMLKNTMADVLVMDPKLILRLLRTRRLFIEDLRYFAVDEADAMMSSLHDHDAVQLLMKVQKRNQFKYLWPVQTQYVFVTAYMTRKLEYIVGRKISDPVTCMFRQQMHRPQARLRHRFYAIRREPEKFTVLMHLLRKNGHVPLPMDTDVAEVDVHTNPRKLSGSLAEWHEAVQRCAWKEQQEQEKNSGSGEAVTDDVVDVDEVAVGAPEEASAAVPSARLSATENAAAGDDYDHDSYARYTLERVRPLHWEHLTTVAAPFTCPIRRTVFAEGRRTIVFFRNIDATTAVFYQLRSAGFAVSLLHASLPYTVRKEMYADFASGRTNILCATDLAARGLDLHVDMVINFDVPTNALAYLSRSGRTARMGREGQVLNLYNKHQGVIVSAIKAFLKDNLPMEGLTNRKADMMQPRYAEWRTHKINALARSYVSLITRKTIPAHLERTYVHHNATWRPVFHPQKTGIHGGVAPRQQQKLMDRVREQAVWFRRGQLARRKGGRAKFGSRTMKRGVWNDIGGVASREVVNEAQNPSPAGPNFGPPSGPPQ, encoded by the coding sequence ATGGCGGGTTCATCGGCGCGGCTTCCCACCGTTGgatgcagctgctcggcagccACCCTCGCGTACTCTCGCACTTATGTGCGGAGCTCCAGCACGCGAATTACtgaaagcagcagcggcagcatcgtTTCTTCATCGCTGCCGTGGTCGCAGCACCGGTGTCAAGTGCGCACCTTGATTGTGCCACGCCAGCTGAAGGCGTACGGCGGCACCTTCAGCCAGTCGATTGGCGAGCGCGTCGACCACGCTGCGAGCCACCAGGTGCTGCAGAGTCTCTCCCCATCGCGCGCCGCGCAGTCGCCGCTCCTCGCCAAGCCCGTGAAGACAAAGATGGTGGACAACTTTGCCGACATGCTGGTGActccggcgctgcaggaagCGCTCGCTGACATGGGTGTCTCCACGCCATCGCCGATCCAGCAGACCGCCATcgaggccgtgctgcagcgcaagaaCACCGTCATTGCCGCCCCGCATGGGGAAGGCAAGACGCTGGCCTACCTGCTGCCCCTCTACCAGAACATGGAGAAGGACCGAGACGTGTACAAGATCCCGCTGCGTGAGCGCCGCCCCCGCATGATCTTGCTTGCGCCGACAAAGGAGttggtggagcagctgcagacagtgtgcgcgcggctggATGCCGCGACGGGCCTGACCTCGGTGTGCTTCACGTCCCGCAAGCGCTCCAAGTACCACCTGTCGAGGATGTTGAAGAACACCATGGCGGACGTACTAGTCATGGACCCGAAGCTCATCCTACGACTCCTACGCACACGTCGCCTCTTTATCGAAGACCTGCGCTACTTCGCCGTAGACGAGGCGGATGCGATGATGAGCTCTCTGCACGATCACGAcgctgtgcagctgctcatGAAAGTGCAGAAGCGAAACCAGTTCAAGTACCTCTGGCCTGTGCAGACGCAGTACGTCTTCGTCACCGCCTACATGACGCGCAAGCTGGAGTACATCGTTGGCCGCAAGATCAGCGATCCGGTGACGTGCATGTTCCGGCAGCAGATGCACCGCCcgcaggcgcggctgcgtcacCGCTTCTACGCGATTCGCCGTGAGCCGGAGAAGTTCACTGTGCTGATGCACCTTCTTCGCAAGAACGGACATGTGCCGCTCCCGATGGACACAGACGTTGCCGAGGTGGACGTGCACACGAACCCACGCAAGCTCTCTGGCTCGCTGGCCGAATGGCATGAGGCGGTGCAACGATGCGCGTGGaaagagcagcaggagcaggaaAAGAActctggcagcggcgaggccgtCACCGATGACGTCGTGGACGTCGATGAGGTTGCGGTAGGAGCCCCGGAAGAAGCGTCGGCAGCCGTGCCTTCGGCGCGCCTCTCCGCCACGGAaaacgcagcggcaggcgatgACTACGACCACGACTCGTACGCGCGCTACACGCTCGAGCGCGTGCGTCCGCTTCACTGGGAACACCTGACCACAGTCGCGGCACCCTTCACATGTCCCATTCGCCGCACCGTCTTCGCCGAGGGTCGCCGCACCATCGTCTTCTTCCGCAACATCGACGCGACGACGGCCGTGTTTTaccagctgcgcagcgccggctttgccgtgtcgctgctgcatgCCTCACTGCCCTACACGGTGCGCAAGGAGATGTACGCCGACTTCGCCTCTGGTCGCACGAACATACTCTGTGCAACGGATCTTGCCGCGCGGGGGCTGGACCTCCACGTCGACATGGTCATCAACTTCGACGTGCCGACGAACGCGCTCGCGTacctcagccgcagcgggcgcACGGCGCGCATGGGGCGAGAGGGGCAGGTGCTGAACCTCTACAACAAGCACCAGGGCGTCATTGTATCAGCCATCAAGGCGTTCCTGAAGGACAACCTGCCGATGGAGGGGCTCACGAATCGCAAGGCCGACATGATGCAGCCGCGGTACGCCGAGTGGCGCACCCATAAAATCAACGCTCTGGCCCGCTCGTACGTCTCCCTCATCACGCGCAAGACCATCCCTGCCCATCTGGAGCGCACGTACGTGCACCACAACGCGACATGGCGGCCGGTCTTCCATCCACAGAAGACCGGCATCCATGGCGGTGTCGCtccgcgacagcagcagaagctgaTGGACCGCGTAAGGGAGCAGGCCGTGTGGTTCCGGCGCGGTcagctggcgcggcgcaagggcggccgcgccaagttcggcagccgcaccatGAAGCGCGGTGTGTGGAACGAtatcggcggcgtcgcgtcGCGGGAGGTCGTGAACGAAGCGCAGAACCCGTCACCAGCGGGGCCGAACTTTGGGCCGCCCAGTGGTCCTCCGCAGTAA
- a CDS encoding ras family protein-like protein, whose translation MPAAPTLPPALPTSLDYPRIKLLAIGDVGVGKSCLIKRYCEGRFVAKYIPTIGIDFGVKKVEVSKAAVLQQRSSEPSPPAETAQSGGGASSAIPSAVRVNFWDGSGDGDYREILNEFYEAAQGVLLMYDARSAQSFTALQGWWEELTMYCQGMPAASGGGGEGSDPALAGAGGKRASASSTVTSGTAAGKAVGRTDGRAPIVVLCANKVDDTAVPGAAAPRPRAVSEAQGRAWAREHGCAAYYETSASTGQNVKEAIEDLVVRMVAKFM comes from the coding sequence ATGCCTGCTGCCCCCACGCTCCCAcccgccctccccacctctctGGACTATCCACGCATCAAGCTGCTTGCCATCGGCGATGTCGGCGTAGGCAAGAGCTGCCTCATCAAGCGTTACTGCGAGGGCCGGTTTGTGGCCAAGTACATCCCCACCATCGGCATCGACTTCGGCGTGAAAAAGGTGGAAGTGAGCAAAGCAGCCGTGCTacagcaacgcagcagcgagccaTCACCGCCCGCGGAGACGGCacagagcggcggcggcgcctcctcggccatCCCCTCAGCGGTGCGAGTCAACTTCTGGGACGGCTCCGGTGATGGCGACTATCGAGAAATCCTAAACGAGTTCTACGAAGCCGCCCAGGGCGTGCTGCTCATGTACGATGCCCGGAGCGCGCAGAGCTTCACCGCCCTGCAAGGCTGGTGGGAAGAGCTCACCATGTACTGCCAAGGAATGCCAGCAGcaagcggcggtggtggtgaaggcAGCGACCCTGCTCTggccggcgccggtggaAAGCGAGcgtccgcctccagcacagtaacgagcggcaccgccgctggaaAAGCCGTCGGGCGCACCGACGGCAGGGCGCCGATTGTGGTGCTTTGCGCGAACAAAGTCGATGACACGGCGGTTCCcggggcagctgcgccgcggccgcgggcTGTGAGCGAGGCGCAAGGACGTGCGTGGGCACGCGAGCACGGCTGTGCGGCCTACTACGAGACGAGCGCCAGCACAGGGCAAAATGTGAAGGAGGCCATCGAGGACTTGGTGGTGCGGATGGTGGCCAAGTTCATGTGA
- a CDS encoding histone h1-like protein has product MLRAALRPSCVLHAAFLSSFSSAAVHNEAASGASMASNAISSAAASLWMQNSQSHDGAAATMHTQQTDVTGAATAQDHGNALVVLEEDNTSGSNGYVDYFMGGFGPRHLAEVTVVPESAGARAHGSRNHANKADAAAAAVEASSSSETATAAAAALPTRRAGGDDGAVARRPVITKARRIRLASAASQAAEVLQSVGSPATALLLSQRVQQLQAEEALLNASLQRLKAERDLATVRHTCGEELDNYRRGVQQREQQVVRAAMTAGTRSQDPVVSYSQESGGSAGGDTLQTVVEADLLGMPATADAEAAAAAAKKAAAAGKAVQKSGRASHAAATVISAKKRLRYGATAAGGHKANASPKSLSRRPAAPAASKSKRPSLAKQTALKARAGKQPAAVCKDAVKAKPKAPLRMKATTPAFAAATAKAAARRQKAKVKAAATKPSRKLTKKPTKPRTTTKAKSVRARPPAKATPSARKTAAKKRPTYEKRPTRR; this is encoded by the coding sequence GTTCACAATGAAGCAGCGAGTGGGGCGTCCATGGCCAGCAACGCCATCTCctcagcggctgcgtcgctATGGATGCAGAATTCCCAGTCGcacgacggtgccgctgcgaccatgcacacacagcagaCAGATGTGACaggagcagcaacagcgcaGGATCATGGAAACGCATTGGTCGTACTTGAAGAGGACAACACCAGTGGCAGCAACGGCTACGTGGACTACTTCATGGGCGGCTTCGGCCCTCGGCATCTGGCAGAGGTGACAGTGGTGCCGGAGAGTGCAGGCGCGAGGGCTCACGGGTCACGTAACCACGCGAACAAGGCAgatgcggctgcagcagcggtggaggcgtcctcctcctcggagacggcgacggcagccgccgccgctttgCCCACACGGCGCGCCGGAGGCGACGATGGCGCTGTGGCAAGGCGGCCGGTGATCACGAAGGCCCGTCGAATCCGTCTTGCATCGGCCGCTTCGCAAGCGGCCGAGGTGCTTCAGTCCGTGGGCAGTCCTGCCACGGCTCTCCTGCTCAgccagcgcgtgcagcagctgcaggccgaAGAAGCGCTCCTGAACGCGTCGCTGCAACGGCTCAAGGCAGAGCGCGACTTGGCAACAGTGCGGCACACGTGTGGTGAGGAACTCGACAACTACCGCCGTGGTGTGCAGCAAcgcgagcagcaggtggTGCGTGCTGCCATGACCGCTGGCACACGCTCTCAGGATCCTGTCGTCAGCTACTCCCAGGAgagcggaggcagcgccggAGGAGACACGCTGCAGACGGTGGTGGAAGCCGACCTGCTGGGGAtgcccgccaccgccgatgcggaggcggccgcagctgcggcgaagaaggcagctgcggcaggtaAGGCGGTGCAGAAGAGCGGCAGAGCCTCgcatgccgctgccacggtgATTTCCGCGAAAAAACGGCTGCGCTacggcgccactgcggcgGGCGGGCACAAGGCTAACGCCTCACCAAAGTCACTCTCACGGCGacccgctgcgccagcagcctCCAAGAGCAAGAGGCCGTCGCTAGCGAAACAAACGGCCCTGAAGGCGCGTGCTGGGAAGCAGCCCGCCGCAGTGTGCAAGGACGCAGTCAAAGCCAAGCCAAAGGCACCGTTGCGCATGAAGGCGACGACACCAGCGttcgcggcggcaacagccaAGGCTGCCGCTCGAAGACAAAAGGCGAAGGTcaaagccgccgccacgaaGCCGTCCCGGAAGCTGACCAAGAAGCCGACCAAGCCGCGAACAACCACGAAAGCGAAGTCAGtgcgagcacggccccccGCGAAGGCAACGCCGTCGGCCCGCAAAACGGCCGCCAAGAAGAGACCGACGTATGAGAAGCGCCCGACGCGAAGATGA